One Longimicrobiales bacterium DNA segment encodes these proteins:
- a CDS encoding protein kinase: protein MRRERMDGDGPGRAEAHFHRLAALDGAARARALAQIAADDAALAEEVAALLAAHDAEGPMDRLGATLGLQSFASALAGTGMTGRTIGQYEIGELAGRGGMGDVYRARDTLLDRDVALKFLPPWLGRDDMAGQRFLAEARTIAALDHPNVCTLFEVATTDDGALFMVMPFYDGETLRSRLARGPLSTTEALQTALQVARGLAAAHERGIVHRDIKPANLLLTGAGVVKILDFGVAKLVDVNLTRPGETPGTMRYMAPEQAAGGDVDARADLWSLGMVLQEMLAHSRDDVPDLDELLRSLLRPDPAERCADAATVVATLTAVLHSLREAPDRAPRSRSAHALTQRVSRRVLTAGFPRLAAGLVVLLLVAAGAAAWIARGERLRSSRAAPLSSPTAVAAVPAVAVLPFDVAGDEVDFWHEGIVDLLSFNIDGLGELRKIDPHTVLAMRSRVLARDRSGIEEFLPLEVGRLASASWVITGTVVRHGDAVRISAAVYDVAASRMRGTAQVDGAADDVLQLVDALTIELIRRGLLPVSREAPPVNLGRITTTSVRAVKSYVEGERYYRQGHWRDAAAHFQQAVEHDSTFARALFRLAGSYVWLDEPALVREYLDRASRFADRLPERDALLLRGVAAGDASLLKTLTSKYPDDLDGWYHLGDELFHSGGIRLEPARAFRTALDNAMALSPQYAKVYIHLIEDAVLRLDSARARTMIGAYTRISDGECEGYRIAYDIAWGDAAARARAIASLDAVDREALRCGWVTLAVAPAALERMEVLDRQRIRPEHPPRQRVMALWRTLQARAVRGQLRAAREVLAQADSVPYVNVDAARFVIMFHVSGHPDTAGARHAAEVLSRDPLPEDHFWLGLLAVERGDWHGAEQAIRGIETQVPGMQADERTLEAVRGPTAFRLQGEYGRVLRAYLDLRRGTGTLADLERTLARVQAQGYRGEFPGKVLRYQVARLLIDQDRPGDAQRWLETFYHYDWLHFVPAQYHLAQIHEAGGRLDEAREHYRRVVGWWSDSDPEFHAWRDAAAQALIRLGSAPVAARTGSGASVTARVTGAEPRARAQQ, encoded by the coding sequence ATGAGGAGAGAGCGCATGGACGGGGACGGGCCGGGCCGGGCTGAGGCGCATTTCCACAGGCTGGCCGCACTCGACGGCGCAGCCCGAGCCCGTGCGCTCGCGCAGATCGCGGCAGATGACGCCGCGCTCGCCGAGGAGGTGGCAGCGCTGCTGGCCGCGCACGATGCCGAGGGCCCGATGGATCGTCTGGGTGCGACGCTCGGGCTCCAGTCGTTCGCGTCCGCGCTTGCCGGCACAGGCATGACCGGCCGCACGATCGGGCAGTACGAGATCGGTGAGCTGGCCGGCCGCGGCGGGATGGGAGATGTCTATCGGGCGCGCGACACGCTTCTCGATCGCGACGTCGCACTCAAGTTTCTGCCCCCATGGCTCGGCCGCGACGACATGGCCGGCCAGCGGTTCCTCGCCGAAGCGCGTACCATCGCGGCGCTCGACCATCCGAACGTCTGCACTCTCTTCGAGGTCGCGACGACGGATGACGGCGCACTCTTCATGGTCATGCCGTTCTATGATGGTGAGACACTGCGCAGCCGGCTGGCGCGCGGTCCGCTTTCCACGACGGAGGCCCTGCAGACCGCGCTGCAGGTCGCGCGCGGTCTTGCAGCCGCGCACGAGCGCGGCATCGTCCACCGTGACATCAAGCCCGCCAATCTCCTGCTGACGGGCGCCGGCGTCGTGAAGATCCTGGACTTCGGCGTGGCAAAGCTGGTGGACGTGAATCTCACGCGTCCGGGCGAGACGCCGGGCACCATGCGCTACATGGCGCCGGAGCAGGCGGCCGGCGGCGACGTGGACGCGCGCGCGGACCTGTGGTCGCTCGGAATGGTGCTGCAGGAGATGCTCGCACACTCACGCGACGACGTTCCGGATCTCGATGAGCTGCTGCGATCGCTGCTGCGACCCGACCCCGCCGAGCGCTGCGCGGATGCAGCCACCGTGGTCGCGACGCTGACAGCCGTGCTGCATTCGCTCCGTGAGGCACCGGATCGTGCGCCGCGGAGCAGGAGCGCGCACGCGCTGACGCAGCGGGTTAGTCGTCGCGTGCTGACCGCCGGCTTCCCCCGGCTGGCCGCGGGTCTCGTGGTCCTGCTGCTCGTGGCCGCCGGCGCAGCCGCGTGGATCGCACGTGGTGAGCGGCTGCGCTCGTCGCGCGCCGCGCCGCTGTCGAGTCCCACCGCCGTGGCTGCCGTACCCGCGGTCGCGGTGCTGCCCTTCGACGTAGCGGGCGACGAAGTCGACTTCTGGCACGAAGGCATCGTCGACCTGCTCTCCTTCAACATCGACGGACTCGGTGAGCTTCGGAAGATCGACCCGCACACTGTGCTGGCGATGCGCTCACGCGTGCTCGCCCGGGACCGATCGGGTATCGAGGAGTTTCTGCCGCTCGAAGTCGGCCGGCTCGCGTCCGCGAGCTGGGTCATTACCGGAACGGTCGTGCGACACGGCGATGCTGTCCGCATCAGTGCCGCCGTGTACGATGTCGCTGCGTCCCGCATGCGAGGCACGGCACAGGTTGACGGCGCGGCGGATGATGTGCTTCAGCTCGTCGATGCGCTCACCATCGAGCTCATCCGGCGCGGCCTGCTGCCGGTGTCGCGCGAAGCACCGCCCGTGAACCTCGGCCGCATCACGACCACGTCCGTGCGGGCCGTGAAGTCATACGTGGAAGGCGAGCGCTACTACCGGCAGGGTCACTGGCGCGATGCCGCCGCGCATTTCCAGCAGGCTGTCGAACACGACTCGACGTTCGCACGGGCGCTCTTCCGTCTGGCAGGGTCCTACGTGTGGCTGGATGAGCCCGCCCTGGTGCGCGAATACCTCGACCGCGCGTCGCGTTTTGCCGACCGCCTGCCCGAACGCGATGCGCTCCTCCTGAGAGGAGTCGCGGCAGGCGATGCGTCACTGCTCAAGACGCTGACGTCGAAGTATCCGGACGACCTCGACGGCTGGTATCACCTGGGCGACGAGCTGTTCCATTCCGGCGGCATCCGGCTCGAGCCGGCGCGCGCATTCCGCACCGCCCTCGACAACGCAATGGCACTCTCCCCGCAGTATGCGAAGGTCTACATCCATCTGATCGAGGATGCCGTCCTTCGGCTGGACAGTGCGCGCGCGCGCACCATGATCGGTGCGTATACACGGATCAGTGACGGAGAATGCGAGGGGTATCGCATCGCGTATGACATCGCCTGGGGCGACGCAGCCGCGCGCGCACGGGCAATCGCCTCGCTGGATGCGGTTGACCGCGAGGCACTGCGGTGCGGCTGGGTGACGCTGGCCGTTGCGCCCGCCGCACTCGAACGCATGGAAGTGCTGGACCGTCAGCGTATCCGGCCGGAGCACCCGCCGCGCCAGCGAGTGATGGCGCTCTGGCGAACGCTCCAGGCGCGCGCCGTTCGCGGACAGCTGCGAGCGGCGCGGGAGGTCCTCGCCCAGGCGGACTCGGTACCGTACGTGAACGTGGACGCGGCGCGCTTCGTGATCATGTTTCACGTTTCCGGCCATCCCGATACGGCCGGTGCGCGACATGCCGCCGAGGTGCTGTCGCGCGATCCGCTGCCCGAGGATCACTTCTGGCTGGGTCTGCTCGCCGTAGAGCGGGGTGACTGGCACGGTGCGGAGCAGGCCATCCGGGGTATCGAGACGCAGGTGCCCGGCATGCAGGCGGACGAGCGCACGCTCGAGGCAGTGCGCGGACCCACGGCTTTCAGGCTCCAGGGCGAATACGGGCGGGTCCTGCGCGCATACCTGGACCTGCGCCGCGGCACGGGTACGCTCGCGGACCTGGAGCGGACACTCGCCCGCGTCCAGGCCCAGGGCTACCGCGGAGAGTTTCCCGGCAAGGTGCTACGCTACCAGGTTGCGCGCCTGCTCATCGACCAGGACAGACCCGGCGATGCA